The DNA region CCAGGCACCCGTACGTTGACTATCTCTTAGCCACCTCACCCGGTGTCTGCTGATCTTTTTAAACTATGTAGGATCTTCGTTCAGCTGCGGCAAACGTGCAGCCGTCAAATAAAGGCATTATATCTGTCTCAGACAACGGTGACGAGACGCCTGCGGTTCCAATCAAACGACCCCGCAAATCGCGACGAGTCGCCGCGGAGCCGGTGTCGGCGCAGGCAGATGAAGCGGAACCTGGAATGGTTATCGAAGTGGAGCCTGACCGTCCTGAGCCTCCAATCAAGAAGATGCGCCCTAAAGCAAAAAATGTTGTagttgagcttgagcagTCTCCGGCGAAGAGAAAATCGAGGATGGGGAAACAACCGATTATTCAGGTCGAAAATGCTGATCGGGAAACAGAAGCAGAGCTCAAAGTTGGACCCACAATTGAACTGCCGACTTCCGTATGTCCTTACCATTTAAATTTTGTCATTTACTTAATGGTGTTCTAGTCCCGCCGAACAACCGGTGGCCGTGCCTCTGGGACCCCAGGCCCATCCGCCTTTGCGACTGAAGccccatcgtcatctttaGGAACAGAGAAATTTCGCACTCCTAATGCGGCTCGTACTACTTCCCAACCTCACAGTACCAGGAAAAGTGAGTCAACGGCCAAGAGTATGGATCACGTTCAGAAAGAAagtgaaaaggaagatgagatgtgGCAAATCAGCAAAGCCAGAGCGTCAAGGAGGTCTGATGGGGAACAGTCTAGCTTTTCAGACTTCAATCCCTTTCAGAGTGGGAGTGAGGAGGCCGCCGAACGTGAAAGGCGCCGTAGAAAGGTGCGTTTTTTgtgttttcttcttcctcgaccCACCCTTAAAAGGGACAGAAACTAAAATTCTGCAGTCCTCCATCGGTCTCGGATCATCCAACAAATTAAAGACCACAAAACCTCGATCATCCGAACCAGTCCCAGCTTATGTCACGACGCCGCCTGGGATTCTTCGCCGAGTAGGTCCTAGCAGGGACAACATCCGCACCCCTCTTTCCGACGTCAAACGTGCCATGCACTCTGGCTCAGATTTAGACGCTGCGGTGGCGTATAACCAAGAAGTTCAGGAGAAACTCAACCGGATCTCGGCCAGCCATACTCGTGATGGAAGAGACGAGACTGAAGTCACCATACACTCTTCCATCAGCTCCTTCCACGGTCCAAAGTCTCTTGCTAAACGCGTCAATGACCAAATCAATCAAACTGTCCCTGCTCCTCGAGCAACTCTGCCGCTCTCCGtgcttttccttctcctcctcacctTCATATCCAACTTCCAGAAGCAATCTTCATCTATAGGCTTCTGCGACACTGGCTTGAATACCAATGAGATagctcttcatcgtcaagCATCTCGCTCAGAAGCCGAAGCGTGTCTGCTAGATAAAGCCAAACTCGACATGGTAGATAAGGACGCAGCCACGAAAATCGTGTGCGACACTACAAACTTACCGCTTATTCCTTTCTTGCCCGTTCCTACAGGCTGCACAGCGTGCCCTGCTCACGCTCAATGCTCACATGGTGAAATCGTCTCATGTGCTCCAGAATACAAACTTGTGACACACCCCATGTCCTTTCTCTCGCCTTTAGCAAACGGCTTTCCTGGCATTGGTCCTCGCCCTTTCCCGCCTGCCTGCAGGCCTGATACTGCGAAAAAACGCCTGATCGGGGCGCTTGCAAAAGCCGTGGAGAAGAGTCTTGCTCAGCATAGGGGCGATATCATCTGTCAAAGTTTGAGTCTCGATCAAGGCGAAGTGGAAAGATATGgtgtggatgaggaggaactGAGAGAAAGGTTTAGCGGACAGAAAAACTCCAAGTTGGCGCGCGAGGCGTTTGACGAGCTATTCTCTGCGGCCATCAAAGACCTGGTAGAGCATGAGGATCTGGTTGTATTCATCGATGTTGAGTGAGTCGTCTTACGCACTGTTTCAGGGAAGCATTTTGACAGCGTGTGACGTAGGAATGACAAGACCAGCTATGCTGCCGCTAGGACAGAGCTCACCCTAGCCTGTCGGGCAAAACTCGAAGCGACAGATCTGCTACACAGATGGAAGAGCCAGCTCGGTTGTAAgtcccccctccccctttttttccctctttcaaTCATAAAATGAAAGCGGCGCAATTTAATCCTACTCCATAGCTACTGCTGCCGTCCTCCTAGCGATTGCCTATATTCGCTCTGAAGTAAACCGCAGGAAGCAAGAAAAATACCGTGCCGAGGAACTGGTACAAGTCGCCTTGAAACGCTTGCAAGATCAGGAACAATTACATTACACTGACCCCGTGACTAACCCTCAACCTTTCATCCCGCGCGATCAACTACGCGACCTCGTTATGCCCCATACGGGTTCGACTGCTTCTCGCCTGAGGCTGTGGGCAAGAGTACTCGATATGGTGGAACGCAATGCGAATGTTGCAGTCAGGGATCAGGAGTTGAAGGGCGAAATCTGGAAGACTTGGGAATGGGCTGGGGTCGGAGAGAGACATGTTACTTGGGAGCAATGATGACACGTTTTATGGTTTGTTATTAATCTGTCTTGGGCTTCTTTATGCAGTTTTCAAATTTCCCTTGCATTCCTTATTTGTGGGTCATGCCATGAGTGTCGGTTCGCCTGTACAGCATACGACGGACGCGGACCTCCACGATGACTATGTTTAAGCAGGCTACGTGCGTATACATACATAAAAGTATCGTAAATGTTTATTAGACAAGGAACAAATCGGTCGAACTATCCTTTTATGATCAACCAACACTAGGCACATCCTACAAGTTTCTTCTAAGACCCCGCAGCCTAATCTAGTCTACAGTCTGTGACCGGGGACGACAGTAAATATAACGACAAATATAACTGTCAAAAGTACCGACGCTCCGACAATGATCCCAGCTCGGATGGCAATGAGCTTGCGAACATATGGTTCACGGACTCGGATAAAGTGGAAAGGGGTAGTTTCAGAGACATTGCAGGCGAATAATAGAGGTGAGAGAGAGTAATatgatgagagaagaagaacaaagCCGAAAAGGAACGGCAAGATGAGCTAAACGGGGTGTCAGCAGGTACACAGTTGTTAAACGTTTGCAGACTTGCCCACAGTCGCGTCAAGCGTGGCTTGAAATCCAAAAAAATCAACGAAAATGCCAAAACAAATGCTCCCCAAAGGCAAAATAGGCCAGCGACTAATCTGACAATGCTTCCCAGGGGAGTCAGATTGGCAAAGGCTTTAGCTCGCAGGAACCGAGGAAAGGCATCTTGTTCAAGGGCCTTGAAGACATAGACTTTTTGAGCATGGAAAAGGTCAGGAATGAGAGGGGACACATCTCCGCTGATGGATTCAGGGAAGTTGTAAACTCTTAAGGATGGTCTACATCCTTGTCAGTGATGTTTCATTTACTCCGTAGCTCGGTACTCTTACGGTAGATAaatctccctctcccccccGTCGAACAGATATCTGTAAAATATCCTCTCTGCACTTTCCAACAGCGCGTTTTTCTCAATGGCCCTATCCCTTGCGATTACTGTAGGCGCTTTGCTTTTCCTTTTACCCTTCAGACTCATCTCCTGGCTTGGTGCCGTACTTGGCCGATCTCTTTGCCTCTCTCCTCGCTGAGCCTGACTATTTATCCGCGTGGGGGACAGAGTCGAGTGTTGCGCAGGTCTACCATGTGATTCTGTATCCCGCCTCGCCCGTGTATCAAGGACGGGCGAGCGCGAGAAATCAAAATCAGTGGAACCGGGTACGGGTGATGCAATATAGGAGCCAAGGTCGGGGGAAGCTGGGCTGGGCGAAGGAGGTTCcgaagggagagaaaggagaggagcaAAGTGTGTACCGTTTGCCCGTGCGTATTCTGCGAATTCAGGCCATTCGTCTTGTATTGAACGGCCTGAGCGACGGATGTCCTGCATAAGAGGTCAATGTTGATCTGCTATACATAGACGTACCTTGAAATATGCTTTGCACAAATTCTCATGCTGTTGCACATCCAGCCAAAAATCTAACGCGTCCTCAGAAAGTTCCCTTTGCAAAAAGATCTGTGAACGCACGGGCCGACAATGAGCAATCAAACGGTAAGCTCCCACGTCAAAGTCCCGTTTCGTAGAATCTGTTTTCAACGTACATAGAAGCAGAACAAATCCAGAGGTGGTCTAGTTCTTCTGTCCAATACCTCCTGTAGGGTGGGTAAACGGCTGAGTTTCAAGTAACGTGTACCAGAAGTTCGGGGCTCATGTTTTGATGTTGTGGTTTCGGCAGTTATCTTCTCGTTGTTTTCTGCCATGCTGGCATGTCCATAAGCTGAATATCACAAGAAAAGTGGGGGGTGTCGCCAAAACGTTGATATAAAGAGCGTATAGTGTCCAAGAAATCAAAAGATAAAGAATGTAAGTTTGTGAATAGGAGTGATACAGCTTTCTGAAGCAAGGGATGGTTTATGTGTTGATGAAACATGGTTGTGTTTAGAGCATTGtatattacgtaatagTAAATATAAACATCATCGAGGATTGCGtctcatccaccaccacttcccatctctcatTTCGTTCCTCTTTACATCTTGTCCAGATCCGTTGCGACGACGCACGATATACATATCAACAAGATTTGTTCAAAAgtttcatctttctctgacgcttcattttcttttgggCGCGTCCTCGCACCGCTGGTAACGATCTTATCGAAAAAGAAGCTAGGAGCAGCAGTTGTGGACTTTAGATAGTCGCCGCAGAGGGCGCAGAGGATGGACACTGCACGGGAACGTCGATTTCTTGCCACCAAGCGCCCTGCAGGTACTTTCCAATGACATCTTTTAGGTCAATCGATCTTGCCAAGTTCTTCTGGTACCCTCGGAACTGACCCTAATGATCAGTATGGAATAAGCCGATTACACATCTGGCAGCCATAACCAGTACGTTTCAACTCACATCGCTTCAACCCTCGAGGCCCATTTCTCTTCTCGAGGGGTACCTCTGACTAGCACCAACTGTTGTTCTACGGAGATCAGATCGTCGACTGCCCGTTTGACGTCAGCCATTGCAGACCCGTTAGCTGACCTCAAAAACAATCGCAATGCGGTCGTCTCCAGCAACTCGGACTGGCACTCCTTTGGGAGGCTGTGGTCCAATCTTCCTGCTATGAAAGGAATAGCTTGACGTTGGCATATCTACAAAGGTTACCATAATCAAGTGACATCCATAGTGCGTCTCAAATGTATCCACATGGGCGACACTGGAACTCACCTTGTTAGCCATCCATTGATCTCTTGAAGGGTCCGGAAGCTTGTCAGTCATTCTGTGCTTTCTATTTTGTCGGGAGTGTCTCGGGAGATCTTGAACagaaagatgagagaagacgGCGTGGGGGCTGAGAGGAAATAGCGCAATGCACTACCTCTGTGATCTGATTGACCTCTTTTAGATGAAATTCATTTACCGGACCATCCCATGTCCTATCAAACCTAATCCACCAAAAAAGACTATACTGCCTGGCCAGAAAGGACTAGTGCTTAACTGGAAAGGACTGCTGCTGAGTAAAAATGATGGGCGTCGTCTCACGATCTCCTATGGACCCAAGTATATAATCCGCAACTATGGACTGgattcttttccttcttcctatCTCAAACTTTCATCTTTTacaccttttccttcgtcTACTCAATACACATCACTGTAATGCCATATGCCCCCATTTACAACCTCCCGCCATCACCGAAACTGCCCCTGGCTCTGACGAAACTGTTGTGGTAAGCACCATTTCAGCCCTCCAAATTATCAGCAGAGCCCCTGACTTTAGGCTGGTTTGGGGTGCATAGTTGCATCTGACACGACATTATATATACACAGCAGCAGGTTTGGAAGTTACTCGCCCGCGCCATCGACCACAACCTACCCCCGACCGTTGCGAACCTCATCCTGGACGCCATTACCGTGACAAACTCCAACCATCGCCTTTTTGTCGAAGGGATCTCGGGGCTGCACTCAGTCACCCAGGCACTCAAGGAAGTGTctgtggagatggagttTGCAGGGGAGAACGACCTGTCGGAAGACATGGTGGCCCTCCTGGGCAACTTCCGAGAGACTCTATAAGCTTGACCACAAAAAGCATTGCTTCAACCAGATACTGATCTGCCTTGTTTTACCTCCACTTAGGGTAGAGTCTGCCAAGACCCTGAGAGATGTCCTCAGCGGCAAGGCCATGGTCGTCCAGCGGGTCGATGCCATCAAAGCGCGAATGCCTGGAAGATCCTCCTTCTGTCCCTCGCGTCACCGAACCACCTGCTCCGCCCGCCGCTCAACCGGCGGCCAGGGATTCGGGTGAAAGGAGAGGGGGTCGAGGTCGAGGACATGCTCATGATCGTGATCTCGATCGCGGGGGTCGCCGGGGTcgtgggagaggagggagggcaAAGCCCGAGAGTAGCGGGGGAGCctggcgaggaagagctggagCGATCCGTCGAGCGCTTTCTCCGGCGCCCACGGTGGTGGATCCATCGGGCGGACATTCGATATCATCGGGGACCCTTTGTACCGGTGTCACTGCCCTCATAGAGGCCGGAAAACAGCTACTTGAGTTTTTATGTCCTCGATCGTTCACCTGATGTCGATCCTGGTGTCGCGGTACAGCAAGCGCTGTTCCTTAACACCTTAATGCATACGGCGGGACATTCCTTCTGTTCTTATGTCAGGGAAATCTACCACTTTTACATGTGACGGGACGACGTGGAAATTCGTCCGAGATAGATCCAAAATATCGTGTGCGGTTTCGACGTGCGTCCTCGTTTAAGCAACTTCAAACAGCACGCCGTGAGCTCCTCAGCCTCGAATGTACTGGAAATACTTGGAGCACTAGATTCAGTCGTTGGGATCGCTGAGCTCGAGAGAGTAGAAATGATGCAGCGTTCTGAAAGCAAGAAATGGTTTATAACTGAAAGATGAAACATGGTTCATGGTTTATTTATAGGACGCCATATGTTTACGTAAGAGTAAAGATGAAATTGTTGAAAAATAATTGAGTGCACGTAAGCAGGAAAAATAAGCAAAAAATATTCTCCGACCGGGATTCGAACCCGGGTCGTCCGCGCCACATTGGAAGTTGAGTTCCTGAAAAGCGGATATACTAACCCCTGTACTATCGAAGATGGTTATATTTTGGTGATAGTAATGAATATGATTAAGGTTCGTGAGAAATGGGCTTTATGTCGAGAAAACTAGATCCAAGAGGATAGTCTCACTCACAGCTGGACAAGAGATCCAAACTACTAACAAGGACAGCTGTTGATCCACTCTATGGCGAATCGATATCTTTGATGACTGAAGCGTTGAGAGGCCTAAGGTCATTCATAATTTCCGAAAAGTATATACAACCCAGCCATACCAAAGACCTCCTAAAAGCTTAGATTTCTTCCAAAAAAGCTGCATCACCCCCCAAAACTACTTCCACCTCCGCATCCCTatcttcctcgccctcaTTCTCCAGCGCACCTACGatcctctgcctctttgGCACAGGTGTCGCAGCTCCGCCGGGAAACTCGCTCGCCGCCCTCTTACCCAACTTGCGCGCTCGCATTGAAGTACCAGACCTAGCGGCCGAAGAAGCATCAGTTCCAGTATATGGAAGCGGGATGGGACTAGGGCCAACCCCTGGAATGTGGGTCGCGAGCGGGGTAGCTGCTGtgatagaagaagatgggaaggcGGAGTGTACATGGCTATGATTGGGAGTACTGGGGGCGTCATCATGTACGACAAGTTGCTCTGGTAGGCCTGAAGGCCGAGATGAGTTGACTTCACTATTTGAAGCAAGCTGTGTGAGGGCTGCAAATGTCATGTATTCTCCCTCGCCCTCAAGCCCGGCAGGAGGAACGTTCAAACCCTCGAGTAAAGATAAGTCAACACCAGAATTGATTTGCTCAATTTGCTCGTTGGTAAGCACCTTGGGGTTTGCTCGATCTTTCGCTTCGTGCACAATTTGGCGTAAGCCAGCGTATACAGGTTGGCTCAAGAGGTCTGAAAGTTTAGGAAGAGCTTCGTCTTCTGGAGGAATAGGAGGATTATCATAAAGTCCTTTGGCCCAATCGGGATTTTCTCGTTGCACTTGTTCATCCACGTGAAATTTGAAAAGAATGATGCCCGGACTGCCTGAAAGTGGTAAACCGTCATTGTCTTTGGGGCGAAGAGTTGGAAGGGTCGATCGGTCCCATAAGTGTGCGGGTAGATGGAAGATAGGATTTGGTTGCTTGGGcttacccttcttcttggcacGAGCCTGCTGGTCCTGAGCAAACTCGTCGAGAATAAGGAGGAGAGTTCGCACTGCGGGAGAGAGCCAAAATTGATCAATGACTTCATGCGCTTCGCCAAAGCGAGGGCCACAGGCCAGACGGCGATAGGCATACCATTCCTCGGGAGTGTAAGCACGCTTAGGATCCGGTTGATCTTGCGTTTGCGCAGCGAAATCGATGGTCAAGAGGGTGCGATAAAGAGCTCGGAGACGGCAGGCATTAAGAGGAGACCAGTCGAAATGAGCTGTGCGACGCATGAGCAAGGACTGTTGTCGACGATATGTGTTCTGCTTTCTACGGGACAGTTCGTCTCGATGGATCTCCCCTCTCTCGCGGTGTTGTTGTTCGTCGTAACGTTTCTTGAAACCGTCAGCTTAACGCCACTGTTTTACATCGGCCTCACTCACAGAAAGCCGAGTCCAGTAGATCTTTACGGCGTCGAAAACCTTCTGCTTGTCGGCTTCGacgtcttcatctccctGTCCGGATTGCCATGCTTCCCATACATCCTCAATGACTTTGTCTATAAATGGTTTCACAGTTGAAGCGTTGATGTCAGCTCCGAAATGAGGTCTGAACTCGTCCACACCGTTAGGACTTTCTTCTGCGGTAAGTGGATGGGTTGCTGGATCAGGAAGGTCTCTAGAGCCTTTCGACTCAAAGTTAGAGACAGTGTATTCAACTCCAAGCCGGCGATTGGCCATTTTGTGCACAAGATGCTACAGAGAAGGGTCGGTTTTGTACGCCACATCATTCAAGGTGAACCTACTTCAAGCCTGATAGATCTTTTCTTTCGGCCTTCGACACCTCCTGTGGGGGTACTGCTATGGGACGCGCGCTTGTCGTCTTCGACTGCACGAAGTGTCTCGGGTTCAATAGTGGTGATTGTAGTAACTGATTTGGGAGCTCGCGATTTGCGAGGAGCACCTGGTCGTTTGCCTGCGACAGCGGAAGACGGGGATCCAGATACCAGCAAGGCATCGTATTGAGCTTTAAGAGCGTCGTAATCAGATCGCAAGACAACAGGGGATAGTTCTGGATCGAGTTGCTCGGAGACTTGCGCGTCGACGTCAGTAGAATGAACGAACGGTGTACGCAAGTGATACTAACAAGGGACGGACAAATCGACACCCAATTCGCTCGCCTTGATTTGAGCAGTCAACTCTTTCAACACATCAATCTGTCTCTTGTTCCCCTCTTTGAGCGCTTTAAGATTCTGGGCAAGGTTTTGAATTGCTCCTGCGCCGTTGAGCTCATCCAGCAAGCCTTGATGAGCATTCGTCAGATGAGTCAATTGAGCAAGACTCTTCCTCAGTCCAACGTGCAAGGGGTTGCTGTGATGTTCAGCGGTAAAGGCGGTTAGAGTGTTCTGGGCCTGTTCATGATGTTGTGGCTGTTGGCTTGACTCTGAATCAGCTTCGTGGTCGTGGACATCTGAAGGCTGCTGGTTGTGGGAGTTTGGGTCGTTGATGACTGCCTTGAGGCTTGCGATGAGCGCCTCTGCAGTATCGTCATGGTTTGGAGTGTGTTCGTGGTCCtggaggtggaagtggTTGTCGTCCATAGCTGGTGGACGCTGTCGGTGGAGGCTGGggaagggatgagaggTCATGTTGTGAAAAGTAGGCGTGCATAATAATAGGAATCCCCAGGAGGAACGCGGGACTAATTCCGCCCTTCGGCCAGCGCGGTGGCAGCTCCTCGACAGGAACGCCGGGGATTACTGATGTGGCACTCTTGTTCTTTGTTTACACGGTCGACCGGCCGCGCGGGTGCGGCACTGTCCGGGCAAGATCTCCCTAATTATTATTAATTATTCAAGCTCAgaagaacgaaagaagTTTGTTGTGAGTTTAAAGGAGAGTTTCGGTTCTAGTCGGCCACTGCATCCTTTCAAACGgatcttcttttcaggCATCCTATATATAGCGGCATACTGCTTTGCAAAAGGTTGCAACGGAACACCACCATTTTTTCCCTACGCCTACTCTCCAGGACAGCCATCCGCCATACATCCTCAATGTCGAGGCCCATCAATCCAGACGTCGTCAACCGCGTACGCATATTTGAGCTTCCAATCCTCTTCGCACTGATCTGACATTCACAACAGCCACTTGTGATTTGCGGCCCTTCTGGTACCGGAAAATCTACCCTCCTCAAGACTCTTTTTGAGAGCCAGCCTGATACCTTTGGTTTTTCCGTCTCTCATACTACTCGAAAGCCTAGGCCCGGGGAGGAAAATGGCCGAGAATACCACTTTGTCACCAAGGAAGAGTTTATGGAGGGTGTCGGCAAGGGCGAATTTTTGGAGTGGGCCGAATTCGGGGGCAATTGGTATGTGAGATCCATCAAAATGCATATGAGCTTGGCTGAAAAGACCTTCAAGTTACGGAACTACATTTGCTGCCTTGACCGCCCTTCATCCCCGCCGATGCATTCTCGACATTGAACTGCAAGGTGTCCTTCAGCTAAAGGCTAAGGCCCCGCTCCAAACCCCTCCCCTCGAACCGGtgtttctcttcctttctccgcCTTCCATTTCTCAACTTAAATCCCGTTTGTCTGGGCGAGGTACCGAGACCGACGCCTCCATCCGAAAGAGGCTCGATGCTGCCAAGGAGGAGCTGAGGTACGCGAAGGAGGGCAAATATGATGTTTACGTTGTCAACGATGATCTGAAGGTGGCTGGCGAAAAGCTTGAGAAAGTTGCGATGGGTTGGGAGGGCTGGAAGACTTGCGGTGACGTCTTGCCAGAGCTGAACTTGGCTGAACTTGACTAAATAGATCACCCATCCTAGAGATTTATCAAGTTAGATCGTTCTAGACTGTTGCTTTTATGCACATACATGCCTATCTAATTGTACACACATTGCATCTATCTGGGCGCAGGCCATGTTACGCCCCGACtcgcagcagcagcagcagctccaCCGGCCAAGCTTCCGATCTCTGGCTCTTCTACGTCCAACTTGCCCAAttcttccgcttctgcatcttcttcttcttcctccatttgTCTCCTGATAGCTTCTTGCTCCTGCTCGTCGATGTCACTCGCTTCGCCCTCGTCATCATAGTATCGATCTTCACGGTCATTACGGGCATGAGGACCAAAGGGGTTACCACCAGGTCCGGACCGAGGAGAGTCCGAAATATTCATATCCCGCATAAGACGCTCAAGCTGAGCTTTTTTGTCTGCTTCGGTCTGTGCGGCCCGCTCAGCTGCCAAACGATCTAGTTCAGGTTTGTAATCGCTAAATCATATTAGCCAATCGAAGAGCTAAACAATAATACAACATACGTCTCATATTCCTTTCTGGCCTCTTCTACCGCACTAAAAAATGCCTTCATACCCTCTCCGGTCATCGCGCTCACACCCACCGCCTGAAACTGATCAGTTCTTTCCCAGAGCCCAATTAGCTGATCCGGCTTACCCTCAAATTGTTATAGAACTCCTCCAGAACAAGGTTCATACTTGACATTAGGCTGTTCACATaacttccttccccatGCTCGTCTCTGCTCTTATCGTTTAACGCTTCTTGATATTTTTCAAAGTCTGTCATCCAGTCCAGGGCAAACTCATGAGGTTGCACATCGATTTTGTTGAATACTATGATGAATGGTAATTTCGTTTTGTAAAGTATAGAACAAGCGTAAAGCATGTTACTCATGAAGGTAACGGGGGACGCAGTTCGCGGTGTGTCGACAATGTAGGCAACGACggtgggaagagaagaagcaataGCATCCGTTATGATAGCACCAGACGCGGACCAGGTGAAGATTTCGATCTGTCCTGGGGTGTCCACAAGGATATAGCTGTGTCTCTGTCAGTTCACAGGCTCAACTGATTGGGACATATGCACTCACTCAACAGTCTCCGCCCGCTTCTCCACATACCCCAATACCTGATCAAATTTTGTGGTAAACAGATTTAACGCTGTTAAGATACCA from Cryptococcus neoformans var. neoformans B-3501A chromosome 4, whole genome shotgun sequence includes:
- a CDS encoding hypothetical protein (HMMPfam hit to Guanylate_kin, Guanylate kinase, score: 135.7, E(): 1e-37) is translated as MSRPINPDVVNRPLVICGPSGTGKSTLLKTLFESQPDTFGFSVSHTTRKPRPGEENGREYHFVTKEEFMEGVGKGEFLEWAEFGGNCYGTTFAALTALHPRRCILDIELQGVLQLKAKAPLQTPPLEPVFLFLSPPSISQLKSRLSGRGTETDASIRKRLDAAKEELRYAKEGKYDVYVVNDDLKVAGEKLEKVAMGWEGWKTCGDVLPELNLAELD
- a CDS encoding hypothetical protein (HMMPfam hit to ATP_bind_1, Conserved hypothetical ATP binding protein, score: 361.1, E(): 1.4e-105) produces the protein MSAPATSEAGPSSTNPPSVEGKKQPVVILCIGMAGSGKTTLMQRLNSHLHSKNTPPYILNLDPAVTHMPYSANIDIRDTVDYKEVMKQYKLGPNGGILTALNLFTTKFDQVLGYVEKRAETVDYILVDTPGQIEIFTWSASGAIITDAIASSLPTVVAYIVDTPRTASPVTFMSNMLYACSILYKTKLPFIIVFNKIDVQPHEFALDWMTDFEKYQEALNDKSRDEHGEGSYVNSLMSSMNLVLEEFYNNLRAVGVSAMTGEGMKAFFSAVEEARKEYETDYKPELDRLAAERAAQTEADKKAQLERLMRDMNISDSPRSGPGGNPFGPHARNDREDRYYDDEGEASDIDEQEQEAIRRQMEEEEEDAEAEELGKLDVEEPEIGSLAGGAAAAAASRGVTWPAPR